A stretch of the Amycolatopsis sp. BJA-103 genome encodes the following:
- a CDS encoding CheR family methyltransferase, producing the protein MSTPEGEVDHGEELEVLLTFIRDSRGFDFTGYKRTSLARRIQKRMQTVKIAGYAEYRDFLELNAEEFPELFNTILINVTSFFRDPEAWTFLQKTVVPELVAKVAVTDEIRIWSAGCSSGEEAYSLAMIFAEHLGIEESTQRVKIYGTDVDEEALREARTGLYSSRVLERLPEDLRVKYFEPSGNLFAFRRDLRRRVIFGRHDITRDAPISRVDLLACRNTLMYFNVEAQAKIIERFHFALNEGGHLLLGKAEMLLSDGVRFDVADMRNRVFKLRTGGTTVRAPRFDVRAGAGVRDANRRRHVSELALASSPDSVLGVERDGTVALINGSARLQFGLSSHDVGRPFHDLEISYRPIELRSVIDQAHSDRRSVRVDSVRRQKNGEETQYFDIIVRPLLTIEGEDIGVAITFVDTTEATRLQHEVKRVQEDLATAYAELQSTNAELETVNEELQSSIEELETTNEELQSTNEELETTNEELQSGNEELETMNEEMRIRTAELDETRMFFEGVLSSVEAGVVVLDGDLRVRSWNRGAEELWGLRAGEVYLEGFFALDFGLPTAGFRDVVELCNETGQRAAQVEIDAVDRKGRPLLASVSCSPLSGPGGGVVLMTEKRPAG; encoded by the coding sequence CGAAGTCGACCACGGTGAGGAACTCGAGGTCCTGCTGACCTTCATCAGGGATTCCCGCGGTTTCGATTTCACCGGCTACAAACGGACTTCGCTGGCCCGCCGGATCCAAAAGCGGATGCAGACCGTGAAGATCGCCGGGTACGCCGAGTACCGGGATTTCCTGGAGCTCAACGCCGAAGAGTTCCCGGAACTCTTCAACACCATTCTGATCAACGTCACCAGCTTCTTCCGGGATCCCGAAGCGTGGACCTTCCTGCAGAAGACCGTCGTGCCCGAACTGGTCGCGAAGGTGGCCGTCACCGACGAGATCCGGATCTGGAGCGCGGGGTGTTCGAGTGGCGAGGAGGCCTACTCCCTCGCGATGATCTTCGCCGAGCACCTCGGCATCGAGGAGAGCACGCAGCGGGTCAAGATCTACGGGACCGACGTCGACGAAGAAGCCCTGCGTGAAGCGAGGACGGGCCTGTATTCCTCGAGGGTGCTGGAGCGGCTGCCCGAAGATTTGCGGGTGAAGTATTTCGAGCCGAGTGGAAATCTGTTCGCTTTCCGGCGCGACCTCCGCCGCCGGGTGATCTTCGGCAGGCACGACATCACGCGCGACGCCCCCATTTCCCGCGTCGACCTGCTCGCCTGCCGTAACACCTTGATGTATTTCAACGTCGAAGCCCAGGCGAAGATCATCGAACGCTTCCATTTCGCGCTCAACGAAGGTGGCCACCTGTTGCTCGGAAAGGCCGAAATGCTGCTTTCCGACGGTGTCCGGTTCGACGTCGCGGACATGCGGAACAGGGTGTTCAAACTGCGGACGGGGGGTACCACCGTGCGGGCCCCGCGCTTCGACGTCCGGGCCGGAGCGGGAGTGCGGGACGCGAATCGAAGGCGTCACGTGAGCGAACTCGCCTTGGCGTCCTCGCCGGATTCGGTACTGGGCGTCGAACGCGACGGTACGGTCGCCTTGATCAACGGCTCGGCGAGGTTGCAGTTCGGGCTTTCCTCCCACGACGTGGGCAGGCCGTTCCACGATCTGGAGATCTCGTACCGGCCGATCGAGCTCCGCTCCGTCATCGACCAGGCGCACAGTGATCGCCGCAGTGTCCGGGTCGATTCCGTGAGACGGCAGAAGAACGGCGAGGAGACGCAGTACTTCGACATCATCGTCAGGCCTCTCCTCACCATCGAAGGCGAGGACATCGGTGTGGCGATCACGTTCGTCGACACCACCGAGGCCACCAGGTTGCAGCACGAGGTGAAGCGCGTGCAGGAGGACCTGGCCACGGCTTACGCGGAGCTCCAATCGACCAACGCCGAGCTCGAAACGGTCAACGAAGAGCTCCAGTCGAGCATCGAGGAACTCGAGACGACGAACGAGGAACTCCAGTCCACGAACGAGGAACTCGAGACCACCAACGAGGAACTTCAGTCGGGCAACGAGGAACTCGAGACGATGAACGAGGAAATGCGCATCCGCACCGCGGAACTCGACGAGACGCGCATGTTCTTCGAAGGCGTGCTGTCGAGCGTCGAGGCCGGGGTGGTCGTACTGGACGGCGACCTCCGGGTGCGCAGCTGGAATCGCGGCGCCGAGGAGCTGTGGGGCCTGCGGGCCGGCGAGGTCTACCTGGAGGGGTTCTTCGCCCTCGACTTCGGCCTGCCGACAGCCGGGTTCCGCGACGTCGTCGAACTCTGCAACGAGACCGGGCAGCGGGCCGCCCAGGTCGAGATCGACGCGGTGGACCGGAAAGGCAGGCCGCTGCTCGCTTCGGTCAGTTGCTCGCCGTTGAGCGGGCCGGGCGGCGGAGTCGTCTTGATGACGGAAAAGCGACCGGCAGGCTGA
- a CDS encoding helix-turn-helix transcriptional regulator has protein sequence MESLGVYLKSRRDRVTPAEIGLRTYGTSRRVPGLRREELAQLAGVSAGYYTRLEQGLAETASRQVLDALARALRLDDVETGHLHNLARQAALPKLSDPGPEDPHPRVLALLENLGEAVPALVFGRRGDVLAWNHAGHTLMAEHLDFDAPGDPDRRPSLPRLFFLDPLTRDLHRNRAELAPIHVAYLRLTAGRYPTDARLAGLIGELSMRSDEFATLWATGDVADCTVGAMHLQHPTVGAVSVDYQVWLQPDSPDHRLEIYTPKDPGSADALKILTQFDR, from the coding sequence ATGGAAAGCCTCGGCGTTTACCTCAAGAGCCGTCGTGACCGGGTGACTCCCGCCGAGATCGGCCTGCGCACCTACGGCACCTCCCGCCGCGTGCCCGGACTGCGCCGCGAGGAACTCGCCCAGCTCGCCGGAGTGAGCGCCGGGTACTACACACGGCTCGAACAGGGTCTGGCCGAGACCGCTTCACGGCAGGTGCTCGACGCGCTCGCCCGAGCACTCCGGCTCGACGACGTCGAGACCGGTCACCTGCACAACCTCGCCCGGCAGGCCGCGCTGCCGAAGTTGTCCGACCCCGGTCCGGAGGACCCGCACCCCCGGGTCCTCGCGCTGCTGGAGAACCTCGGCGAGGCCGTGCCCGCGCTCGTTTTCGGCCGTCGCGGCGACGTCCTCGCGTGGAACCACGCCGGGCACACGCTCATGGCCGAGCACCTCGACTTCGACGCGCCGGGCGATCCGGACCGGCGGCCGTCCCTCCCGCGCCTGTTCTTCCTCGACCCGCTCACCCGCGACCTGCACCGCAACCGTGCCGAACTCGCGCCCATCCACGTCGCCTACCTGCGGCTCACCGCCGGCCGCTACCCCACGGACGCCCGTCTCGCCGGGCTCATCGGCGAACTTTCGATGCGCAGCGACGAGTTCGCGACGCTCTGGGCGACCGGTGACGTCGCCGACTGCACCGTCGGCGCCATGCACCTCCAGCACCCCACGGTCGGTGCGGTGAGCGTCGACTACCAGGTGTGGCTCCAGCCCGACAGCCCCGACCACCGGCTCGAGATCTACACGCCGAAGGACCCGGGCTCCGCCGACGCGCTGAAGATCCTGACCCAATTCGATCGCTAA
- a CDS encoding ANTAR domain-containing protein codes for MWDGTGGRYDPPALRRLIETERGRADRAAAVARRHECLTETASASMRPFHVRMAELHRATEHKHRAAADLHTGYLDAVGRWADRPQEPAVLPPAFMTAAAETSGIRSLAVALFTTDGTEASVVVSDPIAARAHDLEYSLGEGPSRGTPLKPGVCGEPELVSRWPQFGPAVREIGVRAVVSAPLGLDGVPMGSLTAYRSEPAPDAEVARSLEVLAGALTGTALDPGIRLDGDDGLPVHPLFGDVDVCVVTHQATGVVMANHDCSAADALALIRAHAFARNETVTELARAIVARTYRLS; via the coding sequence ATGTGGGACGGCACCGGTGGTCGATACGACCCCCCGGCCCTGCGCAGGCTGATCGAAACCGAGCGCGGGCGGGCGGATCGCGCGGCGGCCGTGGCCCGGCGGCACGAATGCCTGACGGAGACGGCTTCCGCGTCGATGCGGCCCTTCCACGTGCGGATGGCGGAACTGCACCGCGCCACCGAACACAAGCACCGGGCAGCGGCGGATCTGCACACCGGCTACCTCGACGCCGTCGGGCGCTGGGCGGACCGGCCGCAGGAGCCGGCCGTCCTGCCCCCGGCGTTCATGACGGCGGCCGCCGAGACGTCCGGCATCCGGAGTCTGGCGGTGGCCTTGTTCACCACGGACGGGACCGAGGCGTCGGTCGTGGTGTCCGATCCCATCGCCGCCAGGGCGCACGACCTCGAATACAGCCTCGGCGAAGGACCTTCCCGGGGAACGCCCCTGAAACCGGGGGTCTGCGGCGAACCGGAACTCGTGAGCCGGTGGCCGCAGTTCGGGCCCGCGGTGCGGGAAATCGGGGTCCGGGCGGTGGTTTCGGCGCCGCTGGGCCTGGACGGGGTGCCGATGGGCAGCCTCACCGCGTACCGGTCCGAGCCCGCACCGGACGCCGAGGTGGCCCGGTCGCTGGAGGTCCTCGCCGGAGCGCTGACCGGCACCGCGTTGGACCCGGGTATCCGGCTCGACGGTGACGACGGCTTGCCGGTGCATCCCCTGTTCGGCGACGTCGACGTCTGCGTCGTGACACACCAGGCCACCGGGGTGGTGATGGCCAACCACGACTGCTCGGCGGCCGACGCCCTGGCGCTCATCCGCGCCCACGCCTTCGCCCGGAACGAGACCGTCACCGAGCTCGCCCGTGCCATCGTGGCCAGGACGTACCGGCTCAGCTGA
- a CDS encoding ANTAR domain-containing protein yields the protein MQDRERWVADTLVELADTLAPALDPKSYWLCVANRYAQLIASSAVRLAAAGDRADRPIVVCTDERLEHPPLGDVLAEEGPGIDCHDNDEPVVNVPLDGAEARWNRLAPAALELGFRSVHAFPFSRRENVLGEVTILTTEASSLPAADLLIAIAFADAAAIGMLNHRAIAGLTRTSEQLQGALDSRVIIEQAKGLVSARLEIDPTDAFLVLRHYARGHNRRISELCEQLVSRRMTVSDLVGSVPKRALRPSTRR from the coding sequence ATGCAGGATCGCGAAAGATGGGTCGCCGACACGTTGGTGGAGCTGGCCGACACTTTGGCACCCGCGCTCGACCCGAAGAGTTATTGGCTCTGTGTGGCGAACCGCTACGCACAACTGATCGCCTCGTCAGCTGTCCGGCTGGCCGCGGCCGGCGACCGCGCCGACCGGCCGATCGTGGTGTGCACCGACGAACGGCTCGAACATCCGCCACTCGGTGACGTCCTCGCCGAGGAGGGCCCTGGCATCGACTGTCATGACAACGACGAGCCGGTCGTCAACGTACCCCTCGACGGGGCGGAAGCACGCTGGAACCGGCTGGCCCCGGCCGCCCTCGAACTCGGCTTCCGATCGGTACACGCGTTCCCGTTCAGCCGACGCGAAAACGTCCTCGGCGAGGTCACGATCCTGACCACGGAAGCCTCGTCACTGCCGGCGGCCGACCTGCTGATCGCGATCGCCTTCGCCGACGCGGCGGCGATCGGCATGCTCAACCACCGCGCGATCGCCGGCCTGACCAGGACCTCCGAGCAACTGCAGGGAGCGCTGGACAGCCGGGTGATCATCGAGCAGGCGAAGGGCCTGGTCTCCGCCCGGCTGGAAATCGACCCGACCGACGCGTTCCTCGTGTTGCGCCACTACGCGCGCGGCCACAACCGCCGGATCAGCGAACTGTGCGAACAACTGGTCAGCCGCCGCATGACGGTGTCGGATCTCGTGGGTTCGGTCCCCAAACGCGCGCTACGACCGAGTACCAGGCGCTGA